GGAACAATATTGGGAAGTGCTTTTTTAGCCGGAAGTATGCTGCCGTTGACGCGGCTAACGTCATTTTATCTCTTTGATATCGCATCTATATGCATATTGTTCGGAGCCGTTCTTGTGCAACTTTAGGCAACTCGAGATACAACTCTAGCCGTTGCGGGGGGATTTTTATGATCCAAGGAACAAAACTTCACCTCTATATTCATCCAGCCATTCAGCTATTGGGTATCGTCTTTGGATACATTGCAATGTACTGGGGCGCAAAACGCTTCCTAGTTGTTCATAGGCAAATGAAGTTCTCTTTTCCGTGGAATCATCATGTGCTGTACGGTAAAATAGCAATCTTTCTCTGGCTAGTTGGTATCAGCGTAGGGTTGTATTTTACCCACAAGGAGTGGAACAACTACCGCATTACAGGTGAGCATTATATAGTAGGCATGTTCATGCTTCCGTTGTTGCTCACCACATTTATTACCGGTTACTGGATGGAATTGTTCAAAAAGAAACGCGCGGTTCTGTGCGCTGCGCATGGCGCACTTGGGTTTTTGCTCTGCTTTTTTGCCTTTCTCCAGATAATTACCGGTGTTCAGGTCTTTGCACTGTTCGTCTGGTGAGGCAACGGACGTACATCTTTATTCAAAAAAAATACGCTGTCCCTACTCGTCAGAAATCAACCATTTGCATCTACGTGACAGATTACACTCGTTATGGATAGCGGAGAAAAATCAGTTTCATAAATTTACGGAGCAGTGGTTATGAGTCTAGAGCCGTATACAGCAGAGTTAATAGCAGAGATGGCAAAGCGTGAGAATTTACCCTTGCCTGTTGAACAGCTGGAAACTGTGGCAGGAAATCTGACGTACATGCGAAACCAGATTGCCGTTCTTGATACTGTTATGCTTCAAGATGAATATCTGGCTTGGAGGGATGAAGATGCAACTGTATGAGTTGTCCCTCACCGAAGCAATTGACGAGCTTGAAAGCGGAACGATGTCACCAGTGGAACTGACAAAGTCTGTCCTCGAACGTATTGCTCAAGTTGATGATATTATTGGGGCATATGTCACTGTATTTGCGGATCAGGCACTTCGTGACGCTCGCCAAGCTGAGGCTGAACTGGTTGCAGGGAAAAGGCGTAGTCCATTACACGGCATTCCGATTGCTCTGAAAGATTTATTCGATATGAAAGGAGTGGCAACGACCGCCAGTTCGAAGGTTCGCAGCACACACATGGCAACAAAAGACGCGTATGTTACTCGAGCCTTGCGCGATGCAGGAGTTGTTATTCTTGGTAAGACTCATGCGCATGAATTTGCCTTTGGTGCGATGACACCGCAAACCGGCAATCCTTGGGAGTTGAATCATTCTCCGGGCGGTTCAAGTGGTGGGTCTGCAGCAGCTGTGGCGTATGGCGGAGCATTGGCCGCGACAGGTTCGGATACAGGCGGGTCAATTCGAGTTCCTGCAGGGCTATGCGGAGTTGTCGGGCTTAAGCCGACTTACGGTCTAGTGCCGCTGGATGGCGTTGTTCCTTTATCTCCTTCGCTTGATCATGCGGGACCGATTACGCGTACGGTTGCTGATGTGGCACCGATAATGGATGCTATAGCCATCCCCCAATTAGTTGCGCATGGTTTTGGTTCAAAATTGGGAAGGGGGGTATCTGGACTACGTGTGGGAGTGCCGTCGAATTTCTTTTTTGACCAGATTGATTCGGAGATAGAAGAAAGTTTGCGGGAACACTTACGTTCATTGGAAGCATTGGGTGCCGAACTGATTGAAGTCACCGTGCCGTTAACGGATGCTATTTTGCCTACTCAATGGGGTATTGTGATGCCGGAAGCAGCTTCGGTTCATGCCGAGCCAATTCGGAAAACGCCACAACTGTATGGTGATGATGTAAGAGATTTTCTTCAGGCTGGTAGCTTGTTATCGGCGCAGGATTATCTTAAGGCCAAAAGAATGCAAGCTGCGTTACGCAGGGCATGGAGTGCAATGTTCGAGCAGATTGATGTGCTTTTTGCTCCTACAAATCCTATGGTTGCGCCGACACGAGACCAGAAGACGTTTCTATGGCCTGACGGGCAGGAAGAGAGTGTTCTCGAGACACTTATTCGGATGAATGCTGCGGCAAACCTTGTCGGATTCCCCGCATTGAGCGTGCCTGCCGGGATTCATTCTTCCGGTTTGCCTTTTGGTGCTCAATTGATAGGCCGTCCATATGACGAGGCCAGTCTGCTACAGATAGGGCAAGTGGTCGAAGGATTAAGTGAAAATGATTCGTTACGTGTTTTAATCTCCACGACCTTTTTTTAGAGTTCAGGACGCTGCTGTTCTGTTTCAATGACAAATTTTAGCTATAGCTAGATTGGGGTAGAAGAAATGATTAAGCATATCGTATGGTTTACAATGAAGGACGAAGCGGAAGGGGCGTTTGCAGAAGAAAACGCGGAGAAAGTTGCAACACTCCTGCGAAGCCTTGAGGAAAAGATTCCTTCAGTGCGATCTTTTGAAGTTTCAACATGTTTTACTTCTACCACGACAGAAAAGGTACAGGTTATCTTGTTGGCTACGTATGATGATGAAGAAGGCCTTGCAGCGTATGCTAATCACCCTGCACATGTTGCTGCTGGTGAGTTCATAGGAAAAGTCAGAGAGACCCGCAAGGCGATTGATTTCGTAGTATAACTTTTTGCTAGTATGTGTTCTTTCTGAATAAGACTTGTGTGACCTAAGCCGCGAACTACCATAAAAAATGAACTAGACTCGTAAATAAAAGTTTTGGATGGGGGTCTGGGGGAAACTTTTTTTCAAAAAGTTTCAGCCCAGCCGTCGGAGACAAAAAAACAAAAACAAAAAAAGCAACATCCAAAGATGTTGCTTTTTTTAGTACATAAATCATTCAAAACAAAACGGGGTATACTGGTAGGCTTAGTCTGCTCTGTAATGGCAGCCAATGCTTCTAGTATTTCTTTTCGCTGCCATGGTAATGATATACGCGGTAAGGCAGCCATGGAAAAGATCGATAAGCCTTTTAGAGAGCGGCGTACTCTTGTAGAAATTATGCAGGTGTTTGGAAAGATCCCTCATATCCTCGTGAGCGCGAGTTAGGCGCTGAGAGGTACGAGTAATACCTACATAGTTCCACATGGTGTTACGGATTCTGCTCCAGTCTTGCGCGATAAGAGCAGGGTCGTCGTTATGGTCGCCACCGAGCGAATTCCAATCTGGAACGACGTCACGCAATTCCTGAGTGATATTAATGTGCGCACGTTCTTTAATATGCTGAGCGGCAGTATCTGCCCATACAAGTGCTTCGAGCAGTGAGGTTGATGCAAGGCGGTTAGCGCCGTGCACACCAGTGCAGCTACATTCACCCACAGCGTAAAGACGTGCAACGGTGGTTCTACTGTGTTCGTTAACCAGAATACCGCCACAGCTATAGTGAGCAGCCGGAACAACCGGTATAGGCTCTTTGCGGATGTCCACACCAAGTTCAAGGCAGCGCTTGTAGATGGTAGGGAAGCGGGACGCAAGGTCGTGCTTCATTTCCATCGTATCAAGGTAGACGCAATCGTCGTCATTTTTGAGCATTTCATCCACGATAGCGCGAGCAACAATATCTCGCGGTGCTAAATCAGCACGTTTATCGTACTTAGGCATGAAGTACTCACCCTTGGAGTTCATAAGCTTGGCACCTTCGCCGCGCATTGCTTCCGTAATCAGGAATTTTTGCCCGGAGTGGTGGTGGAAAGCTGTAGGGTGGAACTGAACAAATTCCATGTTGTGGACTGTTGCACCGGCACGGAACCCCATTGCTACACCGGAACCGATGGAGCCTTGCGGATTAGTTGTGTGCAGGTAAATTTGACCGATGCCGCCGGTGGCAACAATGGTGTAGTCTGCTAACATGGTTTCAACGCGCTCTTCGTCTTCATTGTAGACGTAAGCACCGATGCATTCGTTCTCCAGCTCATACATGAACTGAGGGTTGTCTGCATGGTGGTGGCTTGTGAGCAAGTCGATAGCTGTTCTGTTCTTTTTGACGGTAATGTTCGGATGCGCCGTGATTTCACGAATCAATCCGTCCATAATGGCGCGGCCTGTGTAGTCTGCACAGTGCAGAATACGTGGTGCGTCGTGTCCGCCCTCTCTGGTTAAATCCCATTCGCATTCGGAAGGTGCCTTTTGTCTGGCAAAAGGAATCCCGAGGCGTTTAACCAGAATGTCTTCCACAGCATGTGGCCCTAAGGTCGCAATGTTGTGAACAGCTTTTATAGAGTTAAAGTTGTGTCCGGCAGTAAGAATGTCTTTTTCCAGCCGTTGGCTATCGTTATCATTTGCTTTAAAAACGATTCCGCCTTGGGCAAGAGGAGAGTTGCCGTGATCCAGAGAAGAACTGCATGTAATAAGTGTACAATGTACACCTTCGTCAGCAAGGCGCAGGGCAGCGGTACAACCGGCAATGCCGGAACCAATGACGAGCACCGTTGTGTAGTGACGGATATCACTCATTACAACATCCTGTTAAGCTTAAGAAAAAATAACTAAGCGCAGGCGATCAGCATACGTTCTAATGCGATTTTTGCGTCCTCGACAAGACCCGCTGGAATTGTAACAGGCTTAGCTGTACCGTTCTCCATAGCTTCAAGTGTTTTGAGCAACTTAGGCTCTGTCACGAGTGCCATGTGTGAACAGGTTGATTCCAGCAATGGGAAGATGTTCTTTGACCCTTCGTACTGGTCGGCAAGGCGCTCAACGAGGTTAAGCTCGGTACCGATGGCGATGTTAGAACCTTCCGGTGCAGCTTCAACGTACTTAATAATAAAGGATGTTGAACCGGCTGCGTCAGCTTTTCCGATAACGTCCGGGGCAGCTTCCGGATGAATAACGATCTTCACATCTGGGTATTTGGTGCGTGCAGCTTCAATCTGACGTTCGTTGAAACGAGCGTGAATTGCGCAGCAGCCAGGCCACATGATGAGTTCAGATTTGCTTACGGCGTCCATATCGATCTGGGAGCCTTCGCCTCTGACATTCAGGATGTGCCATTTCTCTTCAGGAATGCCGATAGTTTTTGCGGTGTTACGCGCAAGGTTTTTATCTGGAAGGAAGAGAACACTGTCGCCGCGCTCCATAGCCCAGCGCACCATTTTTTCTGCGTTAGCAGAAGTGCAAACAGAACCGCCATGCTTGCCGCATACTGCTTTAACAGCAACGGAAGAGTTAACGTATGTAAGCGGAACAATTTTACGACCGGATTCTTTAATGCGGGTGAGTACTTTGTCTACAAGAGTGTATGGAGCCATTTGAGACATAACACAGTTGGCATCGTCTTCCGGTAAATATACATTCTGCCCTTCACTAGCGAGCAGCTCTGCTGATTCGCCCATGAAATACACACCGCAAAAAACAATGTGCTTGGCATCAATGGTTGTCACTTTACGTGCAAGTTCGAGAGAATCGCCAGTTAAGTCAACGTGGCGTATTACGGCATCATTCTGGTAATGATGACCCATAATAATAAGGTCTTCACCCAGTTTTTCCCGAAGCTCGGTAATTCTTTTTTGATACTGGTTCATTATCTATTCTCCAGATTCAGTTTGCGACAAAATAGTACATTGCAGCGCACCCATAGGGTACTTGTTTCCGTACGGCTTGAAATTGTGCCTACGGCTGACGTGCGTTATTTTGAAAAAACAAAAAAGTTACATGCTATTAACTGTTCATGAATACTAGTTTTTTCTCATACACTGCATTGTACAGGGCTGTTTCAATCTGTATAATGAGGACTTATTCGCTTACAAGCATGCTGAAATCTGCAATAGGAGCAGAATGGGTCAGTCTTCCGACAGATATGTAATCCGGTCCTAGGTCAGAAGCAAGAGCAATACTACGAATTGTTTCGAGTGTTACGCCGCCGCTGGCTTCGGTTTCAATAGATTCAGGAATATGTTTAAGTGCTTCCTGAACAGCGGGAATATCCATATTGTCCAGCATAATTCTGTCTGCATGGCAGGCAACGGCTTCGTGTACCTCTTCCATGTTACGACATTCAACTTCAATTGGAGGACACGGAGAATATGTTGCGCGCAGTTTTTCTACCGCAGCAGTCATATTGCCCGCAAGGTCAATATGGTTGTCCTTCAGCATGAGCATTTCTGTTAAATCTTTACGGTGGTTCTGCCCGCCACCCATAAGAACAGCATATTTTTCCGGATAACGCAGGCAAGGCAAAGTCTTACGCGTATCCAATAAGGCAGTGCCGGAACCTTTAAGCTGATCAACATACAGCTTGGTCAGGTTCGCAATGCCAGAAAGATGTGTTATAAAATTAAGAATGATACGTTCTGCTTTTAGCAAATGACTCGCATCGGCCTTAATAGTTGCTACTACGGTTCGGTCTGGAACAAGATCGCCTTCATCGGTAAGGGCATTCCATGACCATTCCGTATCAGCACAAGCGTCCATGATAAGCGGAATAAGCGGAAGACCAACGACTAGCGTGTCTTCTTTGCTGATAATCTGCGCAGATAACGTGTGACCTGGAGGAAAAATTCCTTCCGAGGTCAAATCCGGTCCATCTTCGTCTAACGCAAGTTTGATAGCGCTATTCAGGTGGATTCGGGCGTTATTTTGAAAAAATGAGTCAAATTTTTCTGTATGCATGGATTGTGTTATTGACCCTCTTAATGGTAGAGGCACAAAGCCAAGTGGGTGGGGGTCGTTCCATCCCTCTTAGGCGGTGTTTAGGTGGCTGCGACAGTTTCGTCAAGCGGTCTTGACAAATGATAAATTTCACACGCTCGTGGGTCTCAGGTGGTAGAGCATGACTGATACAAAAAAGCAGCATGACAAACAAGATGAAGTCGCGAAAACTTCTGAAGAAAATAAGGTAGTTACGTCCAAAAACAACTGCCCTGATGAAGTGAAAGCGATTTTTTCTGGCGAGTTTGCCCACCCGGCAGACGCCGCTGATCATATAGAAAATCTCTCCATTGAGAAGCAGGTTTGCATGATGGAGCATCTTTCTACCGAAGATGCTGCTGAAACTCTTGCCGAAATGGAAGACCGTGCCCAGACGGATATTATTGAGAACCTCGACGTTGACGTGGCTGTTCGAATTCTTTCGGAGATGTCACCGGATGATGCGACTGACGTTCTTGATGAACTGGATGAAGAACATAGGGATGTATTGCTTGAACGGTTAGAAGACGACGATGCGGAAGAGATTCGTAATCTGCTCGCTTTTGATCCGGATACTGCTGGTGGTATCATGAACACCGAGATTATTATTCTCGGGCAGGAACTCACCGCAGATCAAGCTATTATGCACATTCGTCGTGAGATGGAAGATAAAGAGATTCCATACTATGCGTATCTTGTGGACGACGCTGAACGTCTTGTAGGTGTGCTTTCCTTACGTAACTTGCTTCTGTGCCGTCCCGGTACTGTTCTTGAAGAAAAACTTTCCGATCAAAGTCTTATTTCTGTTCTCTTTGATGAAGATAAAGAGAACGTAGCGCATATTTTGTCCCGTTACAACTTCATGGCATTGCCTGTTGTGGATTACGAAGGCAGACTGCTCGGTGTTGTTACCTATGATGACGTCATCGACATTATTCATGACGAAGCTACAGAAGATATGCTCGGCATGGTTGGTGCGGGTCAGGACGAAACCGTCGATACCCCATGGCTGGAATCTGTAAAGGTTCGCCTGCCGTGGTTGTTTATTAATATGTTGAACTCCAGTGTGTCTGCGTACGTAGTATTCCTGTTTGAAGGCTCCATCGCGCAAATGGCAATTCTTGCTGTACTTATGCCGATTGTAGCAAACCAAGCAGGAAACACTGGTCAACAGGCGCTTGCTGTTATGATTAGGCAGCTGGCAGTAGAGCGGTTTGACCGCGGTAAAAGCTGGAAGGCAGTACTGCGTGAAGCCAAAGTAGGTGCGTTGACCGGGCTTATTGTAAGCCTGCTCGTTATGCTGGGAGTATTCCTCTTTACACAGAACCTGCTACTTGCTCAGGTCATGGCTGCTTCTTTAGGGTTGGATATGCTATTGGGCGCACTTGCCGGTGCATCCATACCGCTGATTCTTAAAGAACTCGGACGTGACCCTGCTCAGGCATCAAGCATATTTTTAACCGCGATAACCGATGGATGTGGTTTCCTTATCTTCCTTGGTTTAGCGACAATGTTTATTGTATAACGTATCTGATTATTCCAAAGTTTAAGAAAACGCCCCCGATGAATGTATTCATCGGGGGCGTTTTTTTTATGCGTATCTACCAATAAACAAAGAGATACAGTTCAAATAGCAAAGGCGTGGCTTGGGCAAGCAGGTGTAGAGTAAATATTCTACGGCATTTTTGACAGAAAGGAGAATTCTAGTATTCTGAAAGTAGGCTCTCGATTCTACTGGTCATCATTTATTCATTGGGCATCTCTGGCAGAATGAGTTTGTCTGTTAACTAGCAAGGTTGATTGAACTCGACATAGCCATACTCGACATAACTATATTCAATATGCTCATGCACAAGATTGCCAGTAACGAGGAGCCAGCTGTTTTTTGAAATTATTCAGATACGTCAGGAGAGTTTTTCTAATGAAAACCAAAATGATTGTAGTGTTAATATTTCTGGTTTGTTTCTCGCTTATTGTTCCTGAGGCTAAGAGTACAGGGCAAGCTCCAAAGGACGCACGACAGTTACCGGAACTGGCAAATCCTACTGGGCAAGCACCAAAGGATGCGCGATTTTTGCCTGCAATGGTTGATGAGTTGCGAGGTGATCCATTTTCAGATTTTGGTCGTAGTTGGCAAAATGCGCCCAGTAATGCCTTTGTATATCAGCAAATAAGCCGAGCCTTTCCTACAGCTGTTGTTTGGAGGGGAGATAAGAAAGAAGTATCATTCGAATATGACATTCAGAATCTTCGAGGCATTACCTTTGAAAATTTGTTAGGTAAAAAAGAATCGCTCGGGAAATTGCTGGATCGAACCTATACAAATGGCTTCTTGGTACTCAAGGACGGTAAGATTATCACTGAGGCGTATTTCAATGGTCTTGCTCCGCACGTCCGTCATCATCTGATGAGTGTTTCCAAGTCGATGACGAGCATTCTTTTTGGTACCTATGTTGATGAAGGTAAGATCAAGTTGGATGAATTGGTTACTACCTATATACCGGAACTGGTAGGTACTTCATGGGATGGTGTGAAGGTTGTTGATGTTTTGGATATGCGTTCAGACGTTCAATATAGAGAAGAGTTTGATAATCCGGTGGCTGAAGTTTGGATGCATGAGGCAGCAGTCGGATGGCGAAATGTCGGTCTAGGTAGACCTGCAACCAACCGCCAGTTCCTTACTGCAATGAATAAATATGAAAAGCCTGATGGCCTTTTCCATTATCGTTCAAGTGAAACAGACATACTTGGATGGATAATGGAGCGTGTAACGGGGATCGGGGCAGCAGAATTAATGAGCCAAAGAATTTGGAAGAAGCTGGGCGCTGAAGAAGATGCCCAGTGTATGGTTGATAGAGAAGGCGCAAGTGTTGTGATGGGTGGTTTTGGTGCGACACTGCGCGATATGGCTCGCTGGGGACAGATGGTCGCTAATGGTGGTCGTTTTGACGGTCAGCAGATTGTTTCTGAAGAGTGGATAGAACGACTTCGCCAGGGAGACCACAACGCCTTTAAGAATTATTACAAGATGCTCCCTAAAGGCGCTTATTCAGGACAATTCTGGATAACAGATAACAAGCGAAAAATTATGTCGGCGTTGGGGTACGGTGGACAAATGGTTTATATCGATAAGGACATCGATTTGGTCATAGTTAAGTTCTCAACTTGGGATACACCTAATTATGATTACGCCATAGATACATTCAGGGCTTTCGAAGCGGTTTCAAATTATTTCCGATAGAAACGCAGTTTCGAAAAATGAACTTGTTTGAAAATTTGGGGATGAGAACAAGAAACCCCCTCTTAAGTGCAGAGCGCTTGAGAGGGGGTTTCTTATACAGTTGTTAGCTAAGAAGCTGTCATGTCGCCCACAAGGTTATGCAGTTCGTTAGACATGGCTGCGATTTCCTGAATGGAGGTTGCGGAGACGCTGATACCTTCAGAGGATCTCTGGACAGTTTCAGCAACTTCCTCAACGGAGCGTGCAATCTGTTCGGATACTGCGGACTGCTCTTCAGATGCTGTGGCAATTTCGCCCACCTGTGTTGAGTTCTGATCAATAAGACCCATAATCGTACGCAGTGATGATTCGGACTCACTTGCAAGCGCGCTGGCTTTTTCAACAGTAATTGCAGAGTTGCCTACGATTTCAAAGTTGTGCTGAGCAGCAGACTGAATAGTGCTTACACTTTTTGATACCTGTTCGGTGGCCTGCATGGTTTTTTCTGCAAGCTTACGAACCTCATCAGCAACAACCGCAAAACCACGACCTGCATCACCGGCACGTGCAGCTTCAATCGCGGCGTTCAGTGCGAGCAGGTTTGTCTGGTCTGCAATGTCTGAAATAACATTCATGATGGAACCGATGGCATCAACCTGCCCGCTCAGTTCCGTAGTGTTCTGCTGAAGTGCTTTGGTTGTTTCGCTTACTTCGGAAATGGACTGCACTGAGTTGAAGACAACAGAGGAGCAGTTTTCAGATTCTTGTTTAGCTTCCTGCGCGTTGGTATGCGCTTTGGCTGCGTTCATAGCAACTTCGGAAACAGAAACGTTCATCTGCTCCATAGCTGTGGAAGTTTCTGCGGTGCGCTGTGTCTGAATTTCAACGCCGTCGCTTACGTCTTTAAAGTTGTCAGCAAGGTTGTTGCTGTTTGCTTTAAGGCGAATAGAAATTGTTTCAATTTCCTGCGCTGCTGACTGGATTCTACGCTGGGCACTGCGGATCTCTGTCTGATCAAGCAGAACCTGCATAACACCCACAGCCTGACCATCTTGAATGACCGGAACAGCAATGTAGTCAACATCAAGAGTCTGGTTATGAGCCTTCGCAGTGGTTGAGGCTTTCTGGATTGATTTTGATTTGATGGCGTTGGTACAAGCGCATCCCACAGACTGGAAGTCTTCTGTCGCAAACAGGGTGGAAGACGGCTTACCTTTGCATTCTCTCAACGTTGTATTGGCAAGGGACAGAGCAAGTGTGTTGGCATACAGAACGTTAAGGGATGAATCGAGCATGAGAACAGGAAGCGGCAGGGCATCCGTAAAGTGGGTGAACATGTCCGCCATGCTGTTCGCATTGTCGAGAACACGCTGATAGCCACCGGCCAGTTCGCACTCGGTACTTCTTGCCATAATGTCACCGGAAGCAATGGCGGTAACAAGCGTGTCTAATTCACGTTCCATATCAGAAACGGTGTTGCCCATCTTGGTAAGAGCGTTGGCAATGGCACCGATTTCGTTTTCTTCTGTAATCACAAGCTGAGCAGACAGGTTACCTTTGCTTAATGAATTAGCAAAAGCATGGATGAGAGACAGCGGCTTGGTGATGGAGCGGGAGGTAAAGAAAGATAAGAGCAGTGTAATGAGCAGCGTTGCGGCGGCGTACATGAGCAGGGCGTTGAGTGATTCAACGTTGTTGGCTTGCATTTTAGGACCCAGAATGTCCTGATCAGCCATAACAGAAAGTTTTACTTTTTCTGCTTTAGATGCTGCCAATTGTCCATGACTGGTAATGTCTTTATTCAGCTCACGCAGAGTTGTAATGCTACCGTAGAGCTTTTGTACGATATCTGTGTACTGAGTAAGGAGAGATGTACAACGTCGATAAGCGCTACGCTCGGTTGAGTCGTACATATATTTTTCTGCAACAAGAAGCTGTTCCTTAGTACGGATCATTAAGGAATTGAGATGATCCTTATTAAGCGTAACCGTCGGTGCATACAGCGCTGTAAGAATGCTCATGCGTGCCTGTGTAAAGGCGATAGCGCAATTGGACAGCGCCTGTACAAACTGTGGGTTTGTTCTACCGGAAGTTTCAATGGTGTCATTCAGCGCGCGATCTAATAGAATCGTAACGTTTTGTCCCTCAGATCGTTCCTGAATGGCTACATTGTTTACATCACGGTAGGATGCAAAGTCTGCGACAATTTTGTTTGCGTCTTGTTCAATAGAAGTCACAAGCTCAGCACGCTTCGGATTTTGAATTTCTTTCTTAGCAGTAATTAGAAATTCTAAAATGTTTGCTTCACGAGTCTGATATTCATTAAGGGCTGCCTGCGAAGAGTTCTTAATGTATTCATTTGCAGCAATATTCATAAGCAGAATATTTGCTTGAAGTCTGCCAGCGAGGTTTGTGTCACGTGCAAGTGCACGGTACGAAGCAAACCCGTCTTTATTGTTTTGTAGGTTAACAATAGATTCTGTTGATAAGAATGCCATTGCAATAAGTACAAGGGAGAATCCACCCCAAATCTTTACAGTAACGCGTAGGTTTTTTAGAAACTGCATATTCTCTCTCAAGTAGTTAAGAAGTTAGCAATGCAATGAGAGCGTAGTAATATTATAAAATTCATGCTGAACACCGTTTAAATAGAGTGCAAAGCAGAGTAACTAAAATACATGCACAAAATATATGCCCCCGCCCTCTATACTTTTTATATATGCAATAAAAAAGTATGTAGGCACCCAATAGCCACATGCTGTCGGGTGTACATGTATAGATAGTTGATCGGCTGGTTTAAGTTTTTGCTTAGGTGGCGATGTAAATAAATATTTACTTTTGTGCAAAGCATTTATTTTCAGATAGTTAAAGTGTTAGATTGTGAAAAAGTGCAATAGGGGACAGCATGAAAGCTCTCCATGAAGCCATGGAGAGCCTGAGATTGTGAATTTTTGTAAAAATAGATAGGGGGCGATATGAGCACTTGCGTGATTGGGCCGCCGCTTATGCCGCTTTGCGGGAATTGTGTTTACAAGACGCCGTCACAGGAGAGGTGAAGCAAAATTTTTTGCTCTTAATGGGGTGAGCATGAGCTAAGTGGCACAAGGGGATTGAAATAGTGGCGTAAACTCTTTTTTTTATTTTAACTGGACTTCTACACTGAGAAATTTGCATGATTCCGTGTGAGGAATTCGGAAATTAACTTGGCTACACTAACTCAATATCAAAGTTTCGTAGCAGCGAAACTGCTTCCGGCAGGGAGAACTTGGCCTGCTTAATTGTGTTCTTTGAAACATCAATGGCGTATCCGTAGGCAGTGGATAAATCTGCTTGCGTGAGGATTGTGTTATCGAAAAGACAGCCGCCCAAGTTGCAGTCATCAAAGACCGCGTGGGTCAAATTTGTATCAACAAAAGAAGCACCATCGAAAGAACAGCCTTTGAAGATGAAATATTTCAGGTTCACATCCGGAAAGACTGCGTTATCCAAAATACAGTCAGTAAAGTCTGCCTTGAAGAGTCCTCTCACGCTACCCCAGTTGATGCCCATAAGTTTACAGCCTATGAATTTAACATCAAAGACATGGGTTCCCTCAAACTTTGTCAGGGACACATTGCAGTGCTTGAATTCGCAGTTGTCAAACGAACTGTGGCTGATGTCTGCGTATTGAAATGAGCATCGTTCAAAGGTGCAGTTGAAGAAGGATATGTCGCGAATCTTTTCATCGGATAAGTCTTGTCCGACAAATTCTCTGTCTTCGTATTCTTCGCGTGTAAAGTAGTTCGCC
This genomic interval from Halodesulfovibrio sp. MK-HDV contains the following:
- the nadB gene encoding L-aspartate oxidase, which codes for MSDIRHYTTVLVIGSGIAGCTAALRLADEGVHCTLITCSSSLDHGNSPLAQGGIVFKANDNDSQRLEKDILTAGHNFNSIKAVHNIATLGPHAVEDILVKRLGIPFARQKAPSECEWDLTREGGHDAPRILHCADYTGRAIMDGLIREITAHPNITVKKNRTAIDLLTSHHHADNPQFMYELENECIGAYVYNEDEERVETMLADYTIVATGGIGQIYLHTTNPQGSIGSGVAMGFRAGATVHNMEFVQFHPTAFHHHSGQKFLITEAMRGEGAKLMNSKGEYFMPKYDKRADLAPRDIVARAIVDEMLKNDDDCVYLDTMEMKHDLASRFPTIYKRCLELGVDIRKEPIPVVPAAHYSCGGILVNEHSRTTVARLYAVGECSCTGVHGANRLASTSLLEALVWADTAAQHIKERAHINITQELRDVVPDWNSLGGDHNDDPALIAQDWSRIRNTMWNYVGITRTSQRLTRAHEDMRDLSKHLHNFYKSTPLSKRLIDLFHGCLTAYIITMAAKRNTRSIGCHYRAD
- the nadA gene encoding quinolinate synthase NadA produces the protein MNQYQKRITELREKLGEDLIIMGHHYQNDAVIRHVDLTGDSLELARKVTTIDAKHIVFCGVYFMGESAELLASEGQNVYLPEDDANCVMSQMAPYTLVDKVLTRIKESGRKIVPLTYVNSSVAVKAVCGKHGGSVCTSANAEKMVRWAMERGDSVLFLPDKNLARNTAKTIGIPEEKWHILNVRGEGSQIDMDAVSKSELIMWPGCCAIHARFNERQIEAARTKYPDVKIVIHPEAAPDVIGKADAAGSTSFIIKYVEAAPEGSNIAIGTELNLVERLADQYEGSKNIFPLLESTCSHMALVTEPKLLKTLEAMENGTAKPVTIPAGLVEDAKIALERMLIACA
- a CDS encoding DUF4079 domain-containing protein, with the protein product MIQGTKLHLYIHPAIQLLGIVFGYIAMYWGAKRFLVVHRQMKFSFPWNHHVLYGKIAIFLWLVGISVGLYFTHKEWNNYRITGEHYIVGMFMLPLLLTTFITGYWMELFKKKRAVLCAAHGALGFLLCFFAFLQIITGVQVFALFVW
- a CDS encoding Dabb family protein, with product MIKHIVWFTMKDEAEGAFAEENAEKVATLLRSLEEKIPSVRSFEVSTCFTSTTTEKVQVILLATYDDEEGLAAYANHPAHVAAGEFIGKVRETRKAIDFVV
- the nadC gene encoding carboxylating nicotinate-nucleotide diphosphorylase, with protein sequence MHTEKFDSFFQNNARIHLNSAIKLALDEDGPDLTSEGIFPPGHTLSAQIISKEDTLVVGLPLIPLIMDACADTEWSWNALTDEGDLVPDRTVVATIKADASHLLKAERIILNFITHLSGIANLTKLYVDQLKGSGTALLDTRKTLPCLRYPEKYAVLMGGGQNHRKDLTEMLMLKDNHIDLAGNMTAAVEKLRATYSPCPPIEVECRNMEEVHEAVACHADRIMLDNMDIPAVQEALKHIPESIETEASGGVTLETIRSIALASDLGPDYISVGRLTHSAPIADFSMLVSE
- a CDS encoding amidase → MQLYELSLTEAIDELESGTMSPVELTKSVLERIAQVDDIIGAYVTVFADQALRDARQAEAELVAGKRRSPLHGIPIALKDLFDMKGVATTASSKVRSTHMATKDAYVTRALRDAGVVILGKTHAHEFAFGAMTPQTGNPWELNHSPGGSSGGSAAAVAYGGALAATGSDTGGSIRVPAGLCGVVGLKPTYGLVPLDGVVPLSPSLDHAGPITRTVADVAPIMDAIAIPQLVAHGFGSKLGRGVSGLRVGVPSNFFFDQIDSEIEESLREHLRSLEALGAELIEVTVPLTDAILPTQWGIVMPEAASVHAEPIRKTPQLYGDDVRDFLQAGSLLSAQDYLKAKRMQAALRRAWSAMFEQIDVLFAPTNPMVAPTRDQKTFLWPDGQEESVLETLIRMNAAANLVGFPALSVPAGIHSSGLPFGAQLIGRPYDEASLLQIGQVVEGLSENDSLRVLISTTFF